A portion of the Thalassotalea sp. LPB0316 genome contains these proteins:
- a CDS encoding copper chaperone PCu(A)C yields the protein MNKVMTFIMPIALCLLLAPFAKAIAGEVEVSGQYMRELIPGTNVTSSYMRITNHHAVEIILVAAKASFSPRIELHEHTMVNGMMRMGQVDKIIIPAHQTVTLEPAGLHIMAFDIQQSLKHGQSESLTLLFEEHPPIVVDLPIKSIKHVNTHQHH from the coding sequence ATGAACAAAGTAATGACTTTTATTATGCCAATAGCGCTTTGTCTTTTGTTAGCGCCGTTTGCAAAAGCTATAGCTGGTGAAGTTGAGGTGTCTGGTCAATATATGCGAGAGCTGATTCCGGGAACGAATGTCACATCTAGCTATATGCGCATTACTAATCACCACGCTGTTGAGATTATTTTGGTAGCGGCCAAAGCGAGCTTTAGCCCAAGAATCGAGCTACACGAACACACAATGGTCAACGGCATGATGCGCATGGGGCAGGTCGATAAAATCATTATTCCTGCTCATCAAACGGTAACGCTTGAGCCAGCCGGATTGCATATCATGGCGTTTGATATTCAACAGTCGTTAAAGCATGGACAAAGCGAAAGCTTAACCTTGTTGTTTGAAGAGCACCCACCAATCGTTGTGGATTTGCCGATAAAAAGTATCAAACACGTAAATACTCATCAACACCATTAA
- the pspA gene encoding phage shock protein PspA, producing the protein MGMFTRFADIINANINSLLDKAENPEKMLKLIIQEMEETLVEVRASAAKNIAEKKSLARELAFAKRQVTSWQQKAQLAVEKGRDDLAKQALVEKQKVSQTFEALENQMQTIDEVLVDIQADAERLQEKLTEAKRKQESFLMRQQSAQVRLKVREKATVHNIDEALNKFERYQQKIDDIEAQVEAYDLTQTNDLASQIQALENDEQIDNELEALKAKVANG; encoded by the coding sequence ATGGGAATGTTTACACGATTTGCAGATATCATTAATGCCAATATCAACAGCTTATTGGATAAAGCCGAAAATCCAGAAAAGATGCTTAAGCTTATTATCCAAGAAATGGAAGAAACGCTTGTTGAAGTGCGCGCAAGCGCAGCAAAAAATATCGCTGAAAAAAAATCGCTAGCAAGAGAGTTAGCTTTTGCTAAACGTCAAGTGACAAGCTGGCAGCAAAAAGCACAATTGGCGGTAGAAAAAGGTCGCGACGATCTAGCAAAGCAAGCCTTAGTTGAGAAACAAAAGGTTAGCCAAACATTTGAAGCGCTTGAAAATCAAATGCAAACCATTGATGAGGTATTAGTTGATATTCAGGCTGATGCAGAGCGTTTGCAAGAGAAGTTGACCGAAGCAAAACGCAAGCAAGAAAGCTTCTTAATGCGCCAGCAATCTGCGCAAGTTCGTTTAAAAGTAAGAGAAAAAGCCACAGTACACAACATAGATGAAGCGCTAAACAAGTTTGAGCGTTATCAACAAAAAATTGATGACATTGAAGCACAGGTTGAAGCCTATGACCTAACTCAGACCAACGACTTAGCAAGCCAAATTCAGGCGCTTGAAAACGATGAGCAGATTGACAACGAGCTTGAAGCCTTAAAAGCTAAAGTTGCCAACGGCTAA
- a CDS encoding enoyl-CoA hydratase yields MNDLILSTTNNHVLTITLNRLDKQNALLNDMYIKLSSLLDEAESNDDIRVVIIQGSDSCFSAGNDLNDFLNGTGSLDERGGYQFIQKLGQFKKPLIAAVAGNAVGIGTTLLLHCDMAIAATNAKFMLPFAQLGLCPEAASSYLLPKLVGRVKAFELLVLGDKFDAHTALQLGMVNQVVEPEQLLESAQLLAARLVKLPPQALQISRELIAKGCQQAVSDIMYEEILAFEKLLKTPESKAILQHLAK; encoded by the coding sequence ATGAATGATTTAATTCTTAGTACGACAAATAATCATGTACTTACCATCACCCTGAATCGCCTTGATAAACAAAACGCCCTGTTAAACGACATGTATATCAAGCTAAGTTCATTGCTCGATGAAGCAGAATCTAACGATGATATTCGCGTGGTTATAATTCAAGGTAGCGATAGCTGCTTCAGTGCTGGCAATGATTTAAACGATTTCCTCAATGGTACCGGTTCATTAGATGAACGTGGCGGTTATCAATTTATTCAAAAGCTCGGTCAATTTAAGAAACCTCTGATCGCTGCCGTTGCTGGCAATGCCGTTGGTATCGGTACGACACTCCTACTACATTGTGATATGGCAATCGCTGCGACCAATGCCAAATTCATGCTGCCATTTGCCCAACTTGGTTTGTGCCCAGAGGCGGCTTCAAGTTACTTATTACCCAAACTCGTTGGCCGCGTTAAAGCTTTTGAGTTACTGGTGTTAGGCGATAAATTTGATGCCCACACGGCACTGCAGCTCGGTATGGTCAATCAAGTTGTCGAGCCAGAGCAACTACTTGAATCGGCTCAATTACTCGCCGCGCGTCTAGTAAAACTTCCTCCTCAGGCACTACAAATATCGCGTGAGCTCATTGCGAAGGGTTGCCAACAGGCGGTTAGCGACATTATGTACGAAGAAATTTTAGCGTTTGAAAAACTGCTTAAAACACCTGAAAGCAAAGCTATTTTGCAGCATTTAGCGAAATAA
- a CDS encoding NnrS family protein — protein MLNIDDPNNQPTTAAIWQLGFRPFFLFGALFAALAIPAWLVTLYLPEYAWVNVPPLWWHPHELIFGFAMAIIAGFLLTAVKNWTGQHTYSGWQLAIVFGCWAMARVLLFVPSSIPLEFAALFDFIFMAAVISKIFQCIVKAKQWRNIAIPIGLSFALLINGISYWALATQDYFLASNTWLAMMFMIALLISFIGGRVIPFFTSAKLNIERKNPIVWLDLLAFSSLAILVVVTLLNALNTPFAQACLLIASAATFGRMSRWQFKASLQEPMLWSLQLSYMCLPITLLVMAILTPTPFVVKNIMHFFAIGTIAGVCLSMITRVSLGHTGRDIYQGPNMTGPFIYMLFAAFSRGVMPLIQPEFMAEWHLLSGLLWTAAFGHFVFHFSKILFSYRPDGRPG, from the coding sequence ATGCTTAATATTGATGACCCAAATAACCAACCTACCACAGCGGCCATTTGGCAACTCGGCTTTAGACCGTTTTTTCTCTTTGGTGCGTTATTTGCGGCTTTAGCCATCCCCGCTTGGCTTGTTACCTTATACCTACCTGAATATGCTTGGGTCAACGTTCCACCGCTTTGGTGGCACCCGCATGAGTTAATATTCGGTTTTGCTATGGCAATCATCGCAGGTTTTTTACTCACTGCGGTGAAAAACTGGACAGGTCAACATACCTATAGCGGTTGGCAATTAGCGATCGTTTTTGGCTGTTGGGCAATGGCTCGCGTGCTGTTATTTGTTCCCTCTTCTATCCCATTAGAATTCGCCGCATTGTTTGATTTTATTTTTATGGCGGCGGTTATCTCAAAAATATTTCAATGCATAGTTAAAGCAAAACAGTGGCGTAATATCGCAATCCCTATTGGCTTGAGCTTTGCCCTATTGATAAACGGTATCAGCTATTGGGCATTAGCGACTCAAGACTATTTCTTAGCGAGCAATACTTGGCTTGCCATGATGTTTATGATCGCTCTGCTGATCAGTTTTATTGGCGGTCGGGTGATCCCATTCTTCACTTCAGCCAAATTAAACATTGAGCGCAAAAACCCCATTGTATGGTTGGATTTACTGGCCTTTAGCAGCTTAGCGATACTGGTTGTTGTTACTTTGCTCAATGCATTAAATACACCTTTTGCGCAAGCGTGTTTATTGATCGCTTCTGCAGCTACCTTTGGCAGGATGTCGCGTTGGCAATTTAAAGCGTCATTGCAAGAGCCGATGCTTTGGTCACTCCAATTGAGCTATATGTGTTTGCCAATAACACTGCTCGTCATGGCAATTTTAACGCCAACGCCATTTGTCGTAAAAAACATCATGCACTTCTTTGCTATTGGGACAATCGCTGGCGTTTGTTTGTCGATGATCACTCGGGTGTCACTTGGCCATACCGGCAGAGATATTTATCAAGGTCCGAATATGACAGGGCCATTTATTTATATGCTCTTCGCCGCATTTAGCCGTGGCGTAATGCCCTTAATTCAACCGGAGTTTATGGCGGAATGGCACCTGTTGTCAGGCTTGCTGTGGACAGCTGCATTCGGTCACTTTGTTTTCCACTTTAGTAAGATTTTATTTAGCTACCGACCTGACGGTCGGCCGGGCTAA
- a CDS encoding acyl-CoA dehydrogenase: MTANKQRPAFNWQDPLLLDQVLTEEERIIRDSARDYCQEKLMSRVLTANRNEHFDVEIMQEMGEMGLLGATLPEKYGCANVNHVAYGLIAREVERVDSGYRSAMSVQSSLVMHPIHAYGSDAQKDKYLPKLASGEWVGCFGLTEPNSGSDPASMSTKAVAVDGGYSLTGTKMWITNSPIADVFVVWAKLDDVIRGFILEKGMSGLSAPKIEGKFSLRASITGEIVMDNVFVPNENILPNAKGLSGPFGCLNKARYGIAWGALGAAEFCWHAARQYSLDREQFGRPLAATQLMQKKLADMQTEITTGLMACLQAGRMLDQGLLAPEAISLIKRNSCGKALDIARQARDMHGGNGISDEFHVIRHVMNLEAVNTYEGTHDVHALILGRAQTGLQAFF; the protein is encoded by the coding sequence ATGACGGCTAATAAGCAACGACCTGCGTTTAACTGGCAAGACCCATTACTATTAGATCAGGTACTAACGGAAGAAGAGCGGATTATTCGCGATAGCGCGCGAGATTATTGTCAAGAAAAGCTGATGTCTCGCGTATTAACGGCAAACCGCAACGAGCACTTTGATGTTGAGATCATGCAGGAAATGGGCGAGATGGGACTGCTCGGTGCAACGCTGCCAGAAAAATATGGTTGTGCCAATGTCAATCACGTGGCTTATGGCTTAATTGCCAGAGAAGTTGAGCGCGTTGACAGTGGTTATCGCAGTGCGATGAGTGTTCAATCGTCACTGGTGATGCACCCGATTCACGCCTATGGTAGTGACGCACAAAAAGATAAATACTTACCTAAACTTGCCAGTGGAGAATGGGTTGGTTGTTTTGGTTTGACCGAACCAAATTCTGGTTCTGATCCGGCAAGTATGAGCACTAAAGCTGTAGCTGTTGATGGTGGTTACTCACTTACCGGCACAAAAATGTGGATCACCAATTCGCCGATCGCCGATGTGTTTGTGGTTTGGGCAAAGCTCGATGATGTCATTCGCGGCTTCATTTTAGAAAAAGGCATGAGTGGTTTATCTGCGCCGAAAATAGAGGGCAAATTCTCATTGCGCGCATCAATTACTGGTGAAATCGTAATGGATAACGTCTTTGTGCCTAATGAAAACATCTTACCCAATGCCAAAGGTTTATCAGGGCCATTTGGCTGTTTGAATAAAGCCCGATATGGCATTGCATGGGGAGCATTGGGGGCGGCTGAGTTTTGTTGGCATGCGGCGCGTCAATATAGCCTTGATCGAGAGCAATTTGGTCGACCTTTAGCGGCAACCCAATTAATGCAAAAGAAATTAGCCGATATGCAAACAGAAATAACAACCGGTTTAATGGCTTGTTTACAGGCTGGGCGTATGCTCGACCAAGGACTGTTAGCACCTGAAGCAATTTCTTTAATCAAGCGCAACTCCTGTGGCAAAGCATTAGATATTGCACGACAAGCTCGCGACATGCATGGTGGCAATGGCATCAGTGATGAGTTTCACGTGATTCGTCATGTCATGAATTTAGAAGCGGTTAATACCTATGAAGGTACCCACGACGTTCACGCCCTGATTTTGGGTCGTGCGCAAACTGGGCTTCAGGCTTTTTTCTAA
- a CDS encoding PspC domain-containing protein has protein sequence MDYRKSYRIKRVLTKDLVHKKISGVCGGIAKHYNTPRLAVRAAAVCLFLMFPVAMLIAYIGAAILIPNR, from the coding sequence ATGGATTATCGAAAATCATATCGAATTAAGCGTGTCTTAACCAAAGACTTAGTTCACAAGAAAATTTCGGGTGTATGTGGTGGTATCGCTAAACATTACAATACACCAAGACTCGCTGTTAGAGCGGCGGCAGTGTGTTTATTTTTGATGTTTCCCGTTGCTATGCTGATTGCCTATATTGGCGCAGCGATTTTAATACCAAACAGATAA
- a CDS encoding dehydrogenase E1 component subunit alpha/beta → MSDRNQLVKDNFIRLVKADNLPEPLSSTTIEESDLSNEQVLDLFDSQLISRHLDLHSRVMQKNQQSFYTIGSAGHEANAAYGLAFRQDDMAFLHYRSGAFMVQRAKNAGIDVIYDMLLSFAASSDDPISGGRHKVLGSKALNIPPQTSTIASHLPKAVGTAFSIPLARRIEQAGELSSSSVVLCNFGDASANHSTAQGALNTAAWIAFQSVPLPLVFICEDNGIGISTATPAGWIEANYKNRCGLTYFSCDGLSLLDTYKVTKQAVDYAREHQKPVFLHVKLIRLLGHAGSDSEFVYRRLEDIEATEFQDPLLHSARMLLESKLMTKAQLIEKYQHVAELVEKTAKIAVERPKLANADEVMASIIPPKSDKQLPKAVEQDIRSQLFVHERHNLAKKQHLAKLLNWTLIDLMAQYPSIVMCGEDIGKKGGVYNVTHKLYDLYGSNRVVNTPLDEQTILGGAIGLAHNGLLPIPEIQFLAYVHNAEDQIRGEAATLSFFSNGQCTNPMVIRVAGLAYQRGFGGHFHNDNSFAVFRDIPGVIIACPSNGEDGVKLLRNCVRLAHEEQRVVIFLEPIALYMTKDLHTENDGLWTFDYSSIQADNHADNQANASSQLTINTHGSGKDLCILSYGNGYYLSRQAQQTLAEQGIDARVVDLRYLAPLDEAGILAQVNACQRVLIVDECRQTGSISEALFTLIAEQGYNMAHVSRLCAQDSFIPLGSAAYHVLPSKAQIVEQAIALVQHG, encoded by the coding sequence ATGTCAGATAGAAATCAGTTGGTCAAAGATAATTTTATACGCTTGGTTAAAGCCGATAATTTACCTGAGCCACTGAGCTCAACTACCATTGAAGAGTCGGATTTGAGCAATGAGCAAGTACTTGATTTATTTGACAGTCAACTCATTAGTCGACACCTTGACTTACACTCGCGGGTGATGCAAAAAAATCAGCAAAGCTTTTATACCATTGGCAGTGCAGGCCATGAGGCTAATGCTGCTTATGGTCTTGCGTTTCGTCAAGATGACATGGCATTTTTACACTATCGCAGTGGCGCTTTCATGGTGCAAAGAGCGAAAAATGCGGGTATTGATGTCATTTACGATATGTTGCTGTCGTTTGCCGCATCAAGTGATGATCCTATCTCTGGTGGTCGCCACAAGGTACTTGGGAGTAAAGCCCTAAATATTCCGCCGCAAACCAGTACCATTGCCTCTCATTTACCAAAAGCCGTCGGCACTGCATTTAGCATCCCTTTAGCTAGGCGCATTGAGCAAGCCGGCGAACTATCGAGCTCAAGCGTGGTGTTGTGTAATTTTGGCGATGCCTCTGCCAACCACTCAACCGCCCAAGGCGCGTTAAATACAGCAGCGTGGATTGCATTTCAGTCGGTGCCTTTGCCGTTAGTCTTTATTTGCGAAGATAATGGCATTGGGATTTCTACGGCAACACCAGCAGGGTGGATAGAGGCAAATTATAAAAATCGCTGTGGATTAACTTATTTTAGCTGTGATGGTCTGAGCTTGCTCGATACTTATAAAGTCACCAAACAAGCCGTTGATTACGCCAGAGAGCACCAAAAACCCGTCTTTTTGCACGTAAAATTGATTCGGCTATTAGGTCATGCTGGCTCTGATTCCGAATTTGTTTATCGTCGCCTTGAAGATATTGAAGCAACTGAATTTCAAGATCCGTTATTACACAGTGCTCGCATGTTACTTGAATCGAAATTAATGACCAAAGCGCAGCTGATTGAAAAATATCAGCACGTTGCTGAGTTAGTTGAAAAGACGGCGAAAATAGCGGTTGAAAGGCCCAAGCTAGCCAATGCCGATGAGGTTATGGCCAGTATTATTCCGCCTAAATCAGATAAGCAACTACCCAAAGCCGTTGAGCAGGATATTCGCAGTCAACTGTTTGTTCATGAACGACATAACTTGGCCAAAAAACAGCACCTAGCCAAGCTATTAAACTGGACGTTGATTGATTTAATGGCGCAATATCCCTCAATTGTTATGTGTGGTGAAGATATCGGCAAAAAAGGCGGTGTCTATAATGTGACCCACAAGCTGTATGATTTATACGGCTCAAATCGCGTGGTGAATACGCCGCTCGATGAACAAACCATTCTCGGTGGCGCGATAGGTTTAGCACATAATGGGCTATTACCGATACCTGAAATTCAATTTTTGGCTTATGTTCACAATGCTGAAGATCAAATTCGCGGAGAAGCGGCAACACTGTCGTTTTTCTCTAATGGCCAATGTACTAATCCTATGGTGATTCGAGTGGCCGGCTTAGCCTATCAACGCGGCTTTGGTGGGCATTTCCACAACGACAATTCGTTTGCCGTATTTCGTGATATACCGGGCGTTATTATTGCTTGTCCGTCCAATGGTGAAGACGGCGTTAAGTTATTGAGGAACTGTGTTCGCCTTGCCCATGAAGAGCAGCGCGTCGTGATATTTTTAGAGCCTATCGCGCTCTATATGACCAAAGATTTACACACTGAAAACGATGGTTTGTGGACGTTTGACTATTCGTCGATTCAAGCCGATAACCATGCCGATAACCAAGCCAACGCCTCAAGCCAGCTGACCATTAATACGCACGGTAGCGGCAAAGATCTCTGTATATTAAGTTATGGCAATGGCTATTATTTATCGCGTCAGGCACAGCAAACACTTGCTGAGCAAGGTATTGATGCTCGCGTGGTTGATTTGCGTTACTTAGCGCCACTTGATGAAGCTGGCATTTTAGCGCAAGTAAACGCCTGTCAGCGGGTATTGATAGTTGATGAATGTCGTCAAACAGGCTCTATTTCTGAAGCCTTGTTTACCTTAATTGCTGAGCAAGGTTACAACATGGCACATGTATCTCGATTGTGCGCTCAAGATAGCTTTATTCCTTTAGGTAGCGCGGCTTACCACGTTTTGCCAAGTAAAGCGCAAATTGTTGAACAAGCTATTGCGCTTGTTCAACATGGCTAA
- a CDS encoding DUF2333 family protein has product MTDKFSPKTIATVLGAILLINYFIGVYWSFEPNQIDIKQEAIADAQKEQVKLVVGYTTTTSLIRVAETLLNKPGGYLANDAMPPSVFLDNIPSWEFGVLEMVRDMSLVMRQEFSRSQSQSTENPYLQKAQPRFNIDHRSWAFPSAESEYGKAIKELYLYRKALADNRTPSAQFYARADNLRDWLKEVEKRLGSYSQRLSASVGRDQLNIDLAGDSVAQQSTYGEPSMQVKTSWWKIDDVFYEARGASWALLHFLKAIEVDFNDVLEKKNAKVSVQQIIRELEASQQPVWSPMILNGDGFGMLANHSLVMANYISRANAALIDLNTLLSQG; this is encoded by the coding sequence ATGACAGATAAATTCTCCCCTAAAACAATTGCCACAGTGCTTGGCGCTATCTTACTTATCAATTATTTTATTGGTGTTTATTGGAGTTTCGAGCCAAATCAGATAGACATTAAGCAAGAAGCTATTGCCGATGCTCAAAAAGAGCAGGTTAAGCTAGTTGTAGGTTATACAACAACGACATCGTTAATTCGCGTTGCTGAAACCCTATTGAATAAACCGGGCGGGTATTTGGCGAACGATGCCATGCCGCCATCGGTGTTTTTAGACAATATTCCTTCGTGGGAATTTGGTGTGCTAGAGATGGTGCGCGATATGTCTTTAGTGATGCGCCAAGAGTTTAGCCGTTCACAATCTCAGTCGACAGAAAACCCTTATCTACAAAAAGCACAACCGCGTTTTAATATTGATCACCGTAGCTGGGCGTTTCCGAGTGCGGAAAGTGAATACGGTAAAGCGATTAAAGAGCTATACTTGTACCGAAAAGCCCTAGCCGACAATCGAACGCCATCGGCACAGTTTTATGCCCGTGCAGACAACTTAAGAGACTGGCTAAAAGAAGTTGAAAAACGCCTAGGTAGTTATTCACAGCGTCTAAGTGCAAGTGTTGGCAGAGATCAATTGAATATTGATCTAGCAGGTGATAGTGTTGCGCAGCAGTCAACTTATGGCGAGCCATCAATGCAAGTTAAAACTAGCTGGTGGAAAATAGACGATGTTTTTTATGAAGCACGTGGCGCAAGTTGGGCTTTACTGCACTTTTTAAAAGCCATTGAAGTTGACTTTAATGACGTGTTAGAGAAAAAAAATGCAAAAGTGAGCGTTCAGCAAATCATTCGCGAACTTGAAGCTAGCCAACAACCTGTCTGGAGTCCAATGATATTAAACGGTGATGGTTTTGGTATGTTAGCCAATCACTCACTGGTCATGGCAAATTATATATCACGCGCCAATGCAGCGCTGATCGATCTTAACACTTTACTTAGTCAAGGGTAG
- a CDS encoding LysR family transcriptional regulator, with protein sequence MDLKALQYFIAVYEQKSLTKAAKICFVAQPSISSAIMQLEQSLNTELFSRHPRGVVPLVSANQLYPLAKQLLGQADAVKNLFSQAKQHIEFKLGVTRGLGVQRMSALLKDFTAISDNIALSLVAPEQSCNARIITTDELSPHEQSVNLWQESYLLALPYNHVLALQPSLQLRDLDQLTFIARSPCNAGDALAKLCHEKQISLDVRAKIRTIDYALGLVSAGLGAALVPAYPEVLEKTDIVFKTIEEFNFKRQVVFAYDKLSPTLKPFIEVVKRHR encoded by the coding sequence ATGGATTTAAAAGCCTTACAATATTTTATCGCTGTGTACGAACAGAAAAGTTTAACGAAAGCAGCTAAGATCTGCTTTGTTGCTCAGCCGTCGATTTCATCAGCCATCATGCAACTAGAGCAGAGCCTAAACACTGAGCTGTTTAGCCGGCATCCAAGAGGTGTCGTGCCTTTAGTTAGCGCCAATCAATTATACCCGCTAGCTAAGCAACTGCTTGGGCAAGCCGATGCAGTGAAAAACCTTTTTAGCCAAGCTAAACAGCATATTGAATTTAAGCTCGGGGTCACACGAGGTTTAGGGGTTCAGCGGATGAGCGCCTTACTCAAAGACTTTACTGCAATATCAGACAATATCGCGCTGAGTTTAGTTGCCCCAGAGCAAAGCTGTAATGCGCGGATCATCACAACCGATGAGCTTAGCCCACATGAGCAAAGCGTCAACCTTTGGCAAGAAAGTTATTTACTGGCATTGCCTTACAATCACGTATTGGCCTTACAGCCGAGTTTGCAATTGCGTGACTTAGATCAGCTTACCTTTATTGCGCGCTCTCCCTGTAATGCCGGTGATGCGTTAGCTAAACTGTGTCATGAAAAGCAAATAAGCCTTGATGTAAGGGCAAAGATTCGAACAATTGATTACGCTTTAGGGCTTGTCAGTGCTGGCTTAGGTGCAGCATTAGTGCCCGCATACCCAGAAGTTTTAGAGAAAACCGATATCGTCTTCAAAACGATTGAAGAATTTAATTTCAAACGCCAAGTGGTGTTCGCTTACGATAAATTATCGCCAACGCTTAAACCCTTTATTGAGGTAGTTAAACGCCACCGTTAA
- the dusA gene encoding tRNA dihydrouridine(20/20a) synthase DusA — translation MKLSKQAISHKLSIAPMLDWTDRHCRYFYRLMSKQTVLYTEMVTTGAIIFGKGDYLGYNEEEHPVVLQLGGSDPKAMAQCAKIAQDKGYDEININVGCPSDRVQNGKFGACLMAEPALVAQCVDAMKAQVDIPVTVKSRIGIDDQDSYEFLHRFIDVVKDAGCEHFIVHARKAWLSGLSPKQNREIPPLDYQRVYQIKRDFSQLAISINGGITSFEQAQAHLAHIDGVMIGREVYQNPYILAQADQQLYGIDTVIKSRQQIIDEMASYIDQHVAQGGKMWHVARHMLGLCNGLAGAKQFRRFLSENSSQANANGDLLKQAYDKVVQLQRD, via the coding sequence ATGAAATTGAGTAAACAAGCTATTTCTCACAAACTCTCAATCGCTCCAATGCTTGACTGGACGGATCGACACTGTCGTTATTTTTACCGTTTAATGAGTAAGCAAACCGTACTTTATACAGAAATGGTGACAACAGGTGCGATTATTTTTGGCAAGGGAGACTACCTAGGGTATAACGAAGAAGAGCATCCCGTTGTCCTGCAGCTCGGTGGCAGCGATCCTAAAGCGATGGCCCAATGTGCTAAAATTGCGCAAGATAAAGGCTATGACGAGATTAATATTAATGTTGGCTGTCCGTCAGATCGCGTCCAAAACGGTAAGTTTGGTGCTTGCTTAATGGCTGAGCCAGCGTTGGTTGCGCAGTGTGTTGATGCGATGAAAGCACAGGTTGATATTCCGGTAACCGTTAAATCTCGAATTGGCATTGATGATCAAGACAGTTATGAATTTCTCCATCGCTTTATTGATGTCGTAAAAGATGCTGGCTGTGAACACTTCATTGTGCATGCTCGTAAGGCGTGGTTGTCAGGTTTAAGTCCTAAGCAAAATCGCGAGATACCGCCACTTGATTATCAGCGAGTCTATCAAATAAAACGAGATTTTAGTCAGTTAGCTATTTCTATTAATGGCGGTATAACCTCATTTGAACAAGCACAAGCACACTTAGCACATATTGATGGTGTAATGATTGGCCGAGAAGTGTATCAAAATCCTTATATTCTGGCCCAAGCGGATCAACAACTATACGGCATTGACACCGTCATTAAATCTCGTCAGCAAATTATTGATGAAATGGCCAGCTATATCGATCAGCACGTTGCGCAAGGTGGTAAGATGTGGCACGTCGCTCGGCATATGCTCGGATTGTGTAACGGCTTAGCAGGTGCTAAGCAGTTTAGACGATTTTTGAGTGAGAACTCTTCTCAAGCAAATGCTAACGGTGACTTATTAAAGCAAGCTTATGATAAGGTGGTTCAGCTGCAACGAGATTAA
- a CDS encoding TIGR04219 family outer membrane beta-barrel protein — protein sequence MKKALIAASCAALLSTSAQADVLGIYIGGSVWDQKSSGEFGEQNNLVDFNFTNKKKGSYYIAFEHPIPLIPNVKIATSDLDTSGQTVLDEDFDFQGVSFPAGTTVDATFDLSFVDYTLYYEILDNGLVSLDLGLTGRDVDGFAGVVGTIATLSESAEEDFSGIVPMLYGAAKVGLPFTGLSLYGEANLLAFDDHTFYDAQAGIAYELVDNIAVDVNIFLGYRQVSLDIEDVDDLYADINFKGVYAGAEIHF from the coding sequence ATGAAAAAAGCACTCATCGCAGCAAGTTGCGCGGCACTGTTATCAACAAGTGCTCAAGCTGATGTTTTAGGCATTTATATTGGTGGTTCGGTTTGGGATCAAAAATCATCGGGTGAATTTGGTGAGCAAAATAATTTAGTTGACTTTAACTTTACCAACAAAAAGAAGGGCAGTTATTACATTGCTTTTGAGCACCCGATCCCGTTAATTCCAAATGTAAAAATTGCCACTTCAGATCTTGATACTAGTGGTCAAACCGTCTTAGATGAAGATTTTGACTTTCAAGGCGTAAGCTTTCCGGCAGGCACAACGGTTGATGCCACCTTTGATTTAAGTTTTGTCGATTACACCTTGTATTATGAAATTTTAGACAACGGCTTAGTTAGCTTAGATCTTGGTTTAACAGGTCGTGATGTTGACGGTTTTGCCGGTGTTGTTGGTACAATAGCTACATTATCGGAAAGTGCTGAAGAAGATTTCTCGGGTATCGTACCTATGCTATACGGCGCGGCTAAAGTCGGCTTACCTTTTACAGGTTTAAGTCTATACGGTGAAGCTAACCTACTGGCATTTGATGATCACACTTTCTACGATGCACAAGCTGGTATCGCCTATGAACTGGTTGATAATATTGCTGTCGATGTCAATATTTTCCTAGGCTATCGCCAGGTTTCTCTAGATATTGAAGACGTTGATGATCTATACGCTGATATCAACTTTAAAGGTGTTTACGCTGGCGCAGAAATTCACTTTTAA